The following are from one region of the Synechococcus sp. CBW1108 genome:
- a CDS encoding glycosyltransferase family 4 protein, which yields MKVLFVHQNFPGQYRHIIYSLRASKSFQLLALGVEPLQESIPDNIKALRYPIPRGNTAGIHEWVLESETKVIRGEACARAAHQLSQQGYTPNLICAHPGWGESLFLREIWPGTPILHYQEFYYQSRGFDLDFDPATQGAKNWEKAAKGSMKNAALQLALEASSWNVCPTAFQRSTFPSHWQESISVIHDGIDTNRAQPNSSVQQLKLPDGTQVRRGEPIITFVNRSLEPYRGCHTFIRAIPELQRRCPKAHIVIVGRVTGVSYGAVCPEGEWKDYFLREIEGNYDHSRVHFTGELPYGDFLQLLQLSQAHVYLTYPFVLSWSLLEAMSTQCAIVGSATAPVQEVIQHGHNGLLVDFFDHQALAESVAELLKNRTLAEELGRNARATILKDYSFEQCVPRHLALMELVASGALSRR from the coding sequence GTGAAAGTTCTTTTCGTCCATCAGAATTTTCCTGGCCAATATCGGCATATTATTTATTCCTTACGTGCCTCTAAGTCGTTTCAGCTGTTGGCTCTCGGGGTAGAACCGCTGCAAGAAAGCATCCCTGATAACATCAAGGCGCTACGCTATCCGATTCCTCGAGGTAATACAGCAGGCATCCATGAATGGGTGTTGGAATCAGAAACCAAGGTGATCCGCGGCGAAGCCTGCGCTCGTGCTGCCCATCAATTATCTCAACAAGGCTACACACCTAATTTGATCTGCGCGCACCCAGGTTGGGGTGAATCCCTATTTCTGCGTGAAATCTGGCCAGGCACTCCGATCCTGCACTACCAAGAGTTTTATTACCAATCCAGAGGGTTTGATCTGGATTTTGATCCTGCCACGCAGGGCGCAAAAAATTGGGAAAAGGCAGCCAAAGGCAGTATGAAAAATGCTGCTCTTCAACTCGCCCTTGAAGCCAGCAGCTGGAATGTCTGCCCTACGGCTTTCCAACGCAGCACCTTTCCCAGCCACTGGCAAGAGAGCATCAGCGTCATCCACGACGGGATTGATACGAATCGGGCCCAGCCCAATTCCTCTGTTCAGCAGCTGAAACTGCCCGATGGCACCCAGGTGCGTCGTGGCGAACCGATCATCACCTTTGTAAACCGCAGCCTGGAACCCTACCGCGGCTGCCATACCTTCATTCGTGCGATCCCTGAATTGCAGCGCCGCTGCCCGAAAGCTCACATCGTGATCGTGGGCCGTGTAACTGGCGTGAGCTACGGCGCCGTGTGCCCTGAGGGTGAATGGAAGGATTATTTTCTGCGCGAGATCGAAGGCAACTACGATCACTCCCGCGTTCATTTCACCGGCGAACTGCCCTACGGCGATTTCCTGCAGCTATTGCAACTCAGCCAGGCCCATGTGTATCTCACCTATCCCTTTGTGCTCAGCTGGAGCCTGCTGGAGGCGATGAGCACCCAATGCGCCATCGTGGGCTCCGCCACCGCCCCCGTGCAGGAGGTGATCCAGCATGGCCACAACGGCCTCCTGGTGGATTTTTTCGATCATCAGGCCCTGGCCGAGAGCGTGGCCGAGCTGCTCAAAAACCGCACCCTCGCCGAAGAACTCGGCCGCAACGCTCGTGCCACCATCCTCAAGGATTACAGCTTTGAGCAGTGCGTGCCCCGCCATTTGGCGCTGATGGAGCTGGTGGCTTCCGGGGCGCTGAGCCGGCGGTGA
- a CDS encoding glycosyltransferase: MSQPPLLVVGMHRSGTSLLARMLQQRGLHLGDDLVPADQHNPDGYGEDKRFVAFHRHILSQATPPAPEAWLDWGWSSAGAFHCADPHAAPWLRALRPAAEGLLERSRREQPWGWKDPRTTLLLPFWEALEPEAWVIGIYRHPWEIVDALQRLRPPVFLTNPHWALPIWLHYNQALLERWQRHPQRTVLLNSGALIAQPAALGSVLARRLGWAWSAHAGEQLAALRRPDLHRSPPTADALPLLHRLVSPESTALLEALERSADLPVGLPPLQPERLAVLQAQPAASPRLAVVIPTFNQGDLLVEAVASVEREAARSGCAPSLELQIVDDGSNQSRSLQVLDRLQALGYRVLSQRNHGLSAARNAGIRATTAPLLLPLDDDNRLLAPYLSQGLAWLERQPNLAVVYGDRQEFGLREGLVCVGVDAPRALLLQSRIDACALLRREWWQAAGGYDQGLTAFEDWDLWLGILRQGGRFGYLPGPAFCYRVRPNSMLQRHLIRQSQASDQLCKIRIKALEQ, translated from the coding sequence ATGAGTCAACCGCCTCTGCTGGTGGTGGGCATGCACCGCAGCGGCACCTCGTTGCTGGCGCGCATGCTCCAGCAACGAGGCCTGCATCTAGGTGACGACCTTGTGCCCGCCGACCAGCACAACCCCGATGGCTACGGGGAAGACAAGCGCTTCGTGGCCTTTCATCGACACATCCTCAGCCAGGCCACACCGCCAGCACCCGAAGCCTGGCTCGACTGGGGCTGGAGCAGCGCCGGGGCATTTCACTGCGCAGATCCCCATGCAGCCCCATGGCTCCGAGCCCTGCGCCCGGCAGCCGAAGGCCTGTTGGAGCGGAGCCGGCGCGAGCAACCCTGGGGCTGGAAGGATCCCCGCACCACCCTGTTGCTGCCGTTCTGGGAAGCGCTCGAACCTGAGGCCTGGGTGATCGGGATCTATCGCCACCCCTGGGAAATTGTGGACGCGCTGCAACGGCTGCGCCCGCCGGTCTTTCTGACCAACCCCCACTGGGCATTGCCGATCTGGCTGCACTACAACCAGGCCCTGCTGGAGCGCTGGCAGCGCCACCCCCAGCGCACCGTGCTGCTGAATAGTGGCGCCTTGATTGCCCAACCCGCAGCCCTGGGGTCTGTGCTGGCTCGGCGGCTGGGATGGGCGTGGAGCGCGCATGCAGGGGAGCAGCTGGCCGCGCTGCGGCGGCCCGACCTGCACCGCAGCCCCCCAACCGCCGACGCCCTGCCGCTGCTGCATCGGCTGGTGAGCCCCGAAAGCACGGCTCTACTGGAGGCGCTAGAGCGCAGCGCCGATCTACCTGTGGGCCTGCCTCCGCTGCAGCCGGAACGGCTGGCCGTGTTGCAGGCCCAGCCAGCCGCCAGCCCCCGGTTGGCCGTGGTGATCCCTACCTTCAACCAGGGCGACCTACTGGTGGAAGCGGTGGCCAGCGTGGAGCGCGAAGCGGCCCGCAGCGGCTGTGCCCCATCGTTGGAACTGCAGATCGTCGACGATGGCAGCAACCAGTCCAGAAGCCTGCAGGTGCTGGATCGGCTCCAGGCGCTGGGATACCGGGTGCTCAGCCAGCGCAACCATGGTCTCTCGGCGGCCCGGAATGCAGGCATCCGTGCCACCACGGCACCGCTGTTGCTGCCCCTCGACGACGACAACCGGCTATTGGCGCCCTACCTCAGCCAGGGCCTGGCCTGGCTGGAGCGTCAGCCCAATCTGGCGGTGGTGTACGGCGATCGGCAGGAATTCGGGCTTCGAGAGGGCCTCGTGTGCGTCGGCGTCGATGCCCCGCGCGCGTTGCTGCTCCAGTCGCGAATCGATGCCTGCGCCCTGCTCCGCCGGGAGTGGTGGCAGGCGGCAGGAGGCTACGACCAGGGCCTCACCGCTTTTGAAGACTGGGATCTCTGGCTGGGCATCCTGCGCCAGGGCGGTCGCTTTGGCTACCTCCCCGGCCCAGCCTTCTGCTATCGCGTGCGTCCCAACTCCATGCTGCAGAGGCATCTAATACGCCAAAGCCAAGCATCAGACCAATTATGCAAAATACGCATAAAAGCCTTGGAACAGTAA
- a CDS encoding dTDP-4-dehydrorhamnose 3,5-epimerase family protein, with translation MPSAPRSRLPGLCAGLGWDVAVDLRPGSPSGGEWHAVELSPGAANALPLLELKLT, from the coding sequence ATGCCTTCCGCGCCCAGGAGCCGGCTGCCCGGCCTTTGCGCAGGCCTGGGGTGGGATGTGGCGGTAGACCTGAGGCCCGGTTCGCCCAGCGGCGGCGAGTGGCATGCGGTGGAGCTTTCGCCGGGGGCAGCCAATGCCTTGCCGCTGCTTGAATTGAAGCTCACGTAG
- a CDS encoding ATP-binding protein: MWIERLQASLLAERLSQFAAVVLLGPRQVGKTTLARQLGAQLDAVYLDLESPSDQARLSDPELYLQRQRGRLVILDEVQRVPELFGLLRGLIDANRLAGHRTGQFLLLGSASMDLLRQSSESLAGRIACLELNGLNVLEVGQPALDQLWNRGGFPDSFQAASDSQSSLWRAQFLRT; encoded by the coding sequence ATGTGGATTGAGCGCCTCCAGGCGAGTCTGCTGGCAGAGCGGCTCAGCCAGTTTGCAGCCGTCGTGCTGCTGGGGCCGAGACAGGTCGGCAAGACCACCCTGGCCCGCCAGCTCGGTGCCCAGTTGGATGCGGTCTATCTCGACCTCGAATCCCCCAGCGACCAGGCCCGTCTCAGTGATCCCGAGCTGTACCTCCAGCGGCAGCGCGGCAGGTTGGTGATCCTTGATGAAGTGCAGCGCGTTCCAGAGCTGTTCGGCCTGCTGCGCGGCCTGATCGACGCCAACCGGCTGGCCGGCCATCGAACCGGACAGTTTCTGTTGCTCGGCTCCGCCTCCATGGATCTGCTGAGGCAAAGCAGTGAAAGCCTCGCCGGACGGATCGCCTGTCTCGAGCTCAACGGCCTGAACGTGCTCGAAGTTGGTCAACCCGCGCTGGATCAGCTCTGGAATCGCGGCGGCTTCCCCGACAGCTTTCAGGCGGCGAGCGACAGCCAGAGCAGCCTCTGGCGAGCCCAGTTTCTGCGCACCTAA
- a CDS encoding glycosyltransferase gives MAQTPCTSIGISIYRQPDPWVRACIASARQQSDVSIEILIRPDGPEALSPALQSWLHHLALIDARVRLLPGAANLGTFGSYRAIFDQAQGQFLVQLDADDLLHRDAIARCRDELEQHPELAFLYTDCLEIDGNSQPLRKGWRQQIPYSSTKSLVQFIPFHLRLVRRVAYAQIGGYDASLLYSGDYDLTLRLAEVGAVGHLPQALYLYRIHDTNTSTLRRQATAEEALRVARAALQRRGLHPRFSLELSPTQQVLLKQQQA, from the coding sequence ATGGCGCAAACTCCCTGCACCAGCATAGGCATCTCCATCTACCGGCAGCCCGATCCCTGGGTGCGGGCCTGCATCGCCAGTGCGCGGCAGCAAAGTGACGTCTCCATCGAAATCCTGATCCGACCCGATGGCCCAGAGGCCCTCAGCCCTGCCCTGCAGAGCTGGCTGCACCATCTGGCGCTCATCGATGCGCGGGTGCGCCTGCTCCCTGGCGCCGCCAACCTGGGCACCTTCGGCTCCTACCGCGCCATCTTTGACCAGGCCCAGGGCCAGTTCTTGGTTCAGCTCGATGCCGACGACCTCCTCCATCGTGATGCGATTGCCCGCTGTCGAGACGAACTAGAGCAGCACCCAGAACTTGCCTTCCTCTACACCGATTGCCTGGAGATCGACGGCAACAGTCAGCCGCTGCGTAAGGGCTGGCGGCAACAGATCCCCTATTCCTCCACCAAAAGCCTGGTGCAATTCATCCCCTTTCATCTGCGGCTGGTGCGCCGGGTGGCCTATGCCCAGATCGGCGGCTATGACGCCAGCCTCCTCTACAGCGGCGACTACGACCTCACCCTGCGCCTGGCCGAAGTGGGCGCTGTCGGCCACCTCCCGCAAGCGCTGTACCTCTACCGCATCCATGACACCAATACCTCGACACTCAGGCGCCAGGCCACCGCAGAGGAAGCGCTGCGCGTGGCCCGGGCAGCGCTGCAGCGGCGAGGCCTGCACCCGCGCTTCAGCCTGGAGCTCAGCCCAACCCAGCAGGTGCTGCTGAAGCAGCAGCAGGCATGA
- a CDS encoding RES domain-containing protein yields the protein MMQPFVPSRAWPIPLALAWWRVDVTLLHLGFRVCDRRHPFLWSSPGQRAGRWNRVGDQPVHYLASTPIVAWAEWIRHQEIHTPEDLAGVAAALWAVLIPVDWDQWELRAVSLPLEQVLSTSPEAQIDRLNLVDHLKQQGAQGLLAPTAALTESDSASPCVRVAHGQECQELLPLAAHVVLLWCAAEDLPGWCCVPEGRPGPELLPLVRREGMLLG from the coding sequence ATGATGCAGCCATTCGTGCCATCGCGAGCCTGGCCCATTCCGCTTGCATTGGCATGGTGGCGAGTTGACGTGACGTTGTTACACCTCGGCTTTCGTGTTTGCGATCGCCGTCATCCCTTTCTCTGGTCTTCGCCCGGCCAACGGGCTGGCCGCTGGAACCGGGTTGGCGATCAGCCTGTCCACTATTTGGCCAGCACGCCCATCGTGGCCTGGGCGGAATGGATCCGTCACCAAGAGATCCACACACCCGAGGACCTTGCCGGTGTTGCTGCGGCGCTCTGGGCTGTTTTAATTCCGGTCGATTGGGACCAATGGGAGCTGAGGGCTGTTTCGTTGCCGCTTGAGCAGGTGTTAAGCACCTCCCCTGAGGCTCAGATAGACAGGCTGAATTTGGTTGACCACCTCAAGCAGCAAGGTGCTCAGGGCCTGTTAGCCCCTACGGCGGCCCTTACTGAGAGCGACTCAGCATCACCATGCGTACGGGTTGCGCATGGGCAGGAATGCCAGGAGCTCTTGCCACTTGCAGCCCATGTTGTGTTGCTCTGGTGTGCTGCAGAGGACTTGCCAGGGTGGTGTTGTGTGCCTGAAGGACGACCTGGACCCGAGTTGTTGCCCTTGGTGCGGCGTGAAGGGATGCTGTTGGGATAA
- a CDS encoding FkbM family methyltransferase, with amino-acid sequence MTASSTPMASAGEGLGRQADLVFDLGFHRGEDSGYYLAMGRRVVAVEANAELVAAGRQRFAAELATGRFTLVHAALVGWPQRQEQAELLFYPHPERSEWGSVDLRWVQRNAQAHGLPHGEPVRVPTLCLEELVARHGCPGFLKIDIEGADEAVLADLGRLAVRPATVSWETGKESLRGVLRQHRRLAALGYGRFRVVQQAYLECAPPALGANGSHWSFEPGCSGPLPELSPQPWKSLTWVSGQYALLFLAYGLVGPRSWFRAAARHPSRGIGGVPRRIQRWAERRRLPLPGWVDSQAQLL; translated from the coding sequence ATGACGGCATCGAGCACGCCGATGGCATCCGCTGGTGAGGGGTTGGGCCGGCAGGCCGACCTGGTGTTTGACCTGGGCTTTCACCGCGGCGAAGACAGCGGCTATTACCTGGCGATGGGCCGGCGGGTGGTGGCGGTAGAGGCCAATGCTGAGCTGGTGGCGGCGGGGCGGCAGCGCTTTGCCGCCGAGCTCGCAACCGGCCGCTTCACCTTGGTGCATGCGGCCCTGGTGGGCTGGCCGCAGCGGCAGGAGCAGGCAGAGCTGCTCTTTTATCCCCATCCCGAGCGCAGCGAATGGGGCAGCGTGGATCTGCGCTGGGTGCAACGCAATGCCCAGGCCCACGGCCTGCCCCATGGGGAGCCGGTGCGGGTGCCGACGCTGTGCTTGGAGGAGCTGGTGGCGCGCCATGGCTGCCCCGGCTTCCTGAAGATCGACATCGAGGGCGCCGATGAGGCGGTGCTGGCGGATCTGGGGCGGCTAGCGGTGCGGCCTGCCACGGTGAGCTGGGAAACGGGCAAGGAGAGCTTGCGGGGGGTGCTGCGCCAGCACCGGCGGCTGGCAGCGCTGGGGTATGGCCGTTTCCGGGTGGTGCAGCAGGCCTATCTCGAGTGTGCGCCGCCGGCCCTGGGGGCGAATGGCAGCCACTGGAGCTTCGAGCCCGGCTGCTCGGGGCCGCTGCCGGAGCTCAGCCCGCAACCGTGGAAAAGCCTGACCTGGGTGAGCGGCCAATACGCCCTGCTATTTCTGGCCTATGGCCTGGTGGGGCCGCGGTCCTGGTTTCGGGCGGCGGCGCGCCATCCCTCACGCGGGATTGGTGGTGTGCCGCGCCGGATTCAACGCTGGGCTGAGCGGCGCCGGCTGCCGCTGCCGGGCTGGGTGGATAGCCAGGCTCAGCTTCTTTGA
- a CDS encoding DUF4143 domain-containing protein, whose product MRQLQPLLANPGKRLVKSPRIYVRDSGLVHTLLGLDNLNLVLGHPVAGSSWEGFVIETLLSLLPERAQGWFYRTAAGAEIDLVIEWPNGNRWAVEIKRSSTPRLSRGFYQARADLLPDRCFVVAPIQSAYPLTEGVEVISLPELARLLQAQRS is encoded by the coding sequence GTGCGTCAACTGCAGCCGCTGCTCGCCAATCCCGGCAAGCGCTTGGTGAAATCACCCAGGATCTATGTCCGCGATAGCGGCTTGGTGCACACCCTGCTCGGCCTGGACAACCTGAACCTGGTGCTGGGCCATCCCGTTGCCGGCAGCAGTTGGGAAGGGTTTGTGATCGAAACCCTGCTCAGCCTGTTGCCGGAGCGGGCCCAGGGTTGGTTTTACCGCACGGCCGCCGGGGCCGAGATCGATCTGGTGATCGAGTGGCCGAACGGCAACCGCTGGGCCGTGGAGATCAAACGCAGCAGCACCCCAAGGCTCAGCCGAGGTTTTTACCAGGCACGCGCCGATCTTCTGCCCGATCGCTGCTTCGTGGTGGCGCCCATCCAGAGCGCCTACCCCCTCACCGAAGGGGTGGAGGTGATCAGCCTGCCTGAACTGGCACGGCTACTTCAGGCTCAAAGAAGCTGA
- a CDS encoding DUF2335 domain-containing protein — MPPPQAIEAYERSIENAGERLLRLVESETAHRHELERKIVSSDLFRANLGLIAGILMAVGVSSASLAAIFQGKQIVGVIGIGATAALIGGAFRARKGS, encoded by the coding sequence CTGCCCCCGCCCCAAGCCATCGAAGCCTATGAACGCAGCATCGAGAACGCTGGCGAGCGTCTGTTGCGATTGGTTGAAAGCGAGACGGCCCACAGGCACGAATTAGAGAGAAAGATCGTCTCATCAGATCTTTTCCGCGCCAACCTTGGGCTGATTGCAGGGATTCTGATGGCTGTCGGCGTGAGCAGTGCCAGCTTGGCAGCCATTTTTCAAGGCAAGCAAATCGTTGGGGTGATTGGGATCGGAGCTACTGCTGCGCTGATTGGTGGTGCTTTCCGCGCCCGCAAGGGCTCCTGA
- a CDS encoding type II toxin-antitoxin system VapC family toxin: MGSRAAAKLVLDASAVVRIIEGSALAAELHEAVLAADLVMAPELMLTEVANALWRLLRAGQLQADSLQWRLSMAAELLDHIEPDRSLQAEALALATHLDHPVHDCLYLVLARREVANLLSADQKLLDLASKVLP, from the coding sequence ATGGGCAGTCGAGCAGCGGCAAAATTAGTGCTGGATGCCTCGGCGGTGGTGAGGATCATTGAGGGATCAGCGCTGGCCGCCGAGCTGCATGAAGCGGTGTTAGCTGCGGATCTGGTGATGGCGCCTGAGCTGATGCTCACAGAGGTGGCCAATGCCCTCTGGCGCCTCCTGCGCGCTGGCCAGCTGCAAGCAGACAGCCTGCAGTGGCGCCTCAGCATGGCTGCAGAGCTTTTAGACCACATCGAACCGGATCGCAGCCTGCAAGCAGAAGCCTTGGCGCTGGCCACCCACCTGGATCACCCGGTGCATGACTGTCTGTATCTCGTGCTGGCTCGGCGAGAGGTGGCCAACCTGCTCAGCGCCGATCAAAAACTGCTGGATCTCGCCAGTAAGGTTTTGCCATGA
- a CDS encoding sulfotransferase, whose translation MPEFLGVGVQKGGTTTLQRLLEQHPGSFLPAAKELHYFSLHYALGEGWYREQFAEAGALQRCGEITPYYLFHPAAPARIQALLPQARLIVLLRDPVERALSQYFHSLRLGLEPLELEPALAAEAQRLAGAEAVLAAADGSHRSHQEHSYLARSRYEQQLLRLEALFAAKQLLVLRSEDLFAQPERAWGQVLTFLELEALPLPPLAQPANAGQGEAAKVPQRLRQALREQLQPTYGWVESRYGLSWI comes from the coding sequence TTGCCTGAGTTTCTTGGAGTGGGGGTGCAGAAGGGGGGCACCACAACGCTGCAGCGCCTGCTGGAGCAGCATCCGGGTTCGTTTCTGCCCGCCGCCAAGGAACTGCATTACTTCAGCCTCCACTACGCCCTTGGGGAGGGTTGGTATCGAGAGCAGTTTGCCGAGGCTGGCGCCCTGCAGCGCTGCGGTGAGATCACGCCCTACTACCTGTTTCACCCGGCGGCGCCGGCCCGGATCCAGGCCCTGCTGCCCCAGGCGCGCCTGATTGTGCTGCTGCGCGATCCGGTGGAGCGGGCGTTGTCGCAGTATTTCCATTCGCTGCGCCTGGGCCTGGAGCCGCTGGAGCTCGAACCCGCCCTGGCGGCGGAAGCGCAGCGGCTAGCGGGGGCCGAGGCGGTGCTTGCCGCAGCGGATGGCAGCCACCGCAGCCACCAGGAGCACAGCTACCTGGCCCGCAGCCGCTACGAGCAGCAGCTGCTGCGCTTGGAAGCCCTCTTTGCCGCCAAGCAGCTGCTGGTGTTGCGCAGCGAGGATCTGTTTGCCCAGCCCGAGCGGGCGTGGGGGCAGGTGCTCACGTTTCTGGAGCTGGAGGCTCTGCCGCTGCCGCCGTTGGCCCAGCCCGCAAACGCCGGCCAGGGCGAGGCGGCGAAGGTGCCGCAGAGGCTGCGGCAGGCGTTGCGGGAGCAGCTGCAGCCCACCTATGGCTGGGTGGAGAGCCGCTACGGCTTGAGCTGGATCTGA
- a CDS encoding type II toxin-antitoxin system RelE/ParE family toxin has translation MAKQAERKLSQLGSAAVLDDLKLPPGNNLEKLVKEKKWLGYHSIRVNDQWRLCFR, from the coding sequence ATCGCAAAGCAGGCCGAGAGAAAGCTTTCACAGCTTGGCTCTGCTGCCGTTCTCGATGACCTCAAGCTTCCACCAGGCAACAACCTGGAAAAACTCGTAAAAGAGAAAAAGTGGCTCGGTTATCACTCAATCCGAGTGAATGATCAATGGAGGCTGTGCTTTCGATAG
- a CDS encoding type II toxin-antitoxin system VapC family toxin: MTVVVVDASALIDALLIDGAARARLANASLHAPELIDAELLSVLRRLLLAGRLPERSAWMALDTARCLGLRRHGSRGLWQRAWQLRANLSAYDALYVALAEQLAVPLLTTDARAARAPGIRCEIELLEL; encoded by the coding sequence ATGACTGTTGTGGTGGTCGATGCCTCGGCGTTGATCGATGCCCTGCTGATCGATGGTGCCGCCCGGGCTCGCCTGGCCAATGCCAGCCTTCATGCACCCGAACTGATCGACGCTGAGCTTCTCTCTGTGCTCAGGCGCCTATTGTTGGCGGGCAGGCTGCCAGAGCGCTCTGCATGGATGGCTCTGGATACGGCCCGTTGTCTGGGGCTGCGGCGCCATGGCTCCCGAGGGCTGTGGCAGCGTGCGTGGCAGCTACGGGCCAATCTCTCGGCCTATGACGCGCTGTACGTGGCCCTGGCGGAGCAGCTGGCTGTGCCCTTGCTGACCACCGACGCCCGTGCTGCACGAGCGCCAGGCATTCGCTGCGAGATTGAGTTGCTGGAGCTCTGA
- a CDS encoding HigA family addiction module antitoxin — protein sequence MKTPELRDPATPGEGLDEEFLKPLGISAYKLCSETGLGQTQVGEIIKGRRRIADETDAALCKYLGLSRAYWRRMQISYDQRKKARKLRAIEDNIIPCAGPNLRKTKHELVGC from the coding sequence ATGAAAACACCAGAACTCAGGGATCCAGCAACACCAGGAGAAGGTCTTGACGAAGAATTCCTTAAGCCATTGGGAATTAGCGCGTACAAGCTATGCAGTGAAACTGGCCTAGGTCAAACCCAGGTGGGAGAAATAATCAAAGGCAGGCGGAGGATTGCCGACGAAACAGATGCAGCCCTTTGCAAGTATCTCGGACTAAGCCGAGCATACTGGCGCCGAATGCAGATCTCCTATGACCAGCGCAAAAAGGCACGCAAATTACGCGCTATTGAAGATAACATTATACCCTGCGCTGGGCCGAATCTAAGGAAAACTAAACACGAGCTTGTAGGCTGCTAG